A single Lactuca sativa cultivar Salinas chromosome 8, Lsat_Salinas_v11, whole genome shotgun sequence DNA region contains:
- the LOC111893692 gene encoding uncharacterized protein LOC111893692 produces MSKEKTFQIKSLESEHNCCRVFKFGSIVTYRWIGKHFMSQIIEIPKISAKKMKAKVSTTFNINVSVGQCINAKKFALQEIEGSLIEHYGRLWSYGEEIIRSNLGSTMRLDVDIMPDSITLFSKFYVCFKVVRDGWLEGCRPVIRLDGCFLKGIVIGEVLSAGGRDVNNHIYPITWAVVCVENKETWKWFIDLRMDDINGGLGADITLLSDGHKVRLLQVVKERCPEAEQRMCARHIVANFSKRFTGQEYMKLFWRAVRASTVEKFRGVMEKIKSIDTYAYDYLIDRDPATWSKAFFQEGRDCDAVENGVSESFNYAIRHARRIPIITMLEEIRLFVMERIYTKRVEGMEWDLDICPKIRKRIEELKVKQRLWAVTPCGYQKYEVRFNDVAYGVDLIAKKCLCRIWQITGIPCLHGVATISYLNHDVEIYVSQLYTSKAYLKCYKYSINPLSSSDMWPDVPYHKPLPPKRRRLPGRPSMKMKRDAIERELNGASRQTVTRRGSLIRCGICKEPGHNKKKCPSNQQRNTSG; encoded by the exons atgagtaaagaaaagacttttcaGATCAAATCTCTAGAGAGTGAACATAATTGTTGTAGGGTGTTTAAGTTTGGGTCAATAGTAACTTACAGATGGATAGGGAAACATTTTATGAGTCAAATTATAGAGATCCCAAAAATAAGTGCAAAGAAGATGAAAGCTAAAGTGTCAACGACATTCAACATAAATGTGAGTGTGGGGCAATGTATAAATGCAAAGAAATTTGCATTACAAGAGATTGAGGGAAGTCTAATTGAACATTATGGGAGATTGTGGTCATATGGTGAGGAAATTATCAGGTCAAATCTTGGGTCTACTATGAGGTTGGATGTAGACATCATGCCAGATTCCATAACTTTGTTTTCCAAGTTCTATGTGTGTTTCAAAGTTGTAAGGGATGGTTGGTTAGAAGGGTGCAGGCCTGTAATTAGGCTTGATGGTTGCTTTTTAAAGGGTATAGTTATAGGAGAAGTTCTTTCGGCTGGTGGGAGAGATGTAAACAACCACATCTACCCTATAACATGGGCTGTGGTATGTGTTGAGAATAAAGAAACATGGAAGTGGTTCATAGATTTGCGTATGGATGACATTAATGGTGGTCTTGGTGCAGACATTACCCTTCTTTCTGATGGACACAAGGTTA GGTTATTACAAGTAGTTAAGGAAAGATGTCCAGAAGCTGAACAAAGAATGTGCGCCAGACACATTGTGGCCAATTTTAGTAAAAGGTTTACTGGTCAAGAATACATGAAGTTATTTTGGAGGGCTGTAAGGGCTAGTACTGTGGAGAAGTTCAGAGGTGTAATGGAGAAGATCAAATCTATTGATACTTATGCTTATGATTACCTTATAGACAGAGATCCTGCTACTTGGTCTAAGGCTTTCTTTCAAGAAGGAAGAGATTGTGATGCAGTGGAGAATGGGGTCAGTGAGAGTTTCAATTATGCTATTAGACATGCTAGAAGGATACCTATAATCACTATGCTGGAGGAGATTAGGTTATTTGTGATGGAAAGGATATACACTAAAAGAGTTGAAGGAATGGAATGGGATTTGGATATATGTCCAAAAATTAGGAAGCGTATAGAAGAGTTGAAGGTTAAACAGAG ATTGTGGGCAGTTACTCCTTGTGGTTATCAAAAGTATGAGGTTAGATTTAATGATGTTGCATATGGAGTGGATCTAATTGCAAAGAAGTGTTTATGTAGAATATGGCAAATTACGGGGATACCATGCTTACATGGAGTGGCAACAATCTCTTACCTAAATCATGATGTAGAGATATATGTGTCCCAATTATACACTAGTAAGGCTTACCTAAAATGCTACAAATATAGCATTAATCCTCTCAGTAGTAGTGATATGTGGCCAGATGTTCCATACCACAAGCCTTTGCCTCCCAAAAGAAGAAGATTACCTGGTAGGCCATCAATGAAAATGAAGAGGGATGCAATTGAAAGAGAGCTGAATGGAGCAAGTAGACAAACTGTCACAAGAAGGGGAAGCCTAATAAGGTGTGGTATTTGTAAGGAACCAGGTCACAACAAGAAAAAGTGTCCATCTAACCAACAAAGAAATACATCAggttaa